The Vitis vinifera cultivar Pinot Noir 40024 chromosome 16, ASM3070453v1 DNA segment aaTTTGATTACAACCAATCAAAGTACTATATGTTTACTTACTATTTAcatgaggattttttttaagttctaaTCATTTTGCCTCTTTCACCGAAATATTTTGTCTATATTAGGtcataaattgaaataataattaattaatgaaaataattttatacatttttaaactATTGTCTTTATGCAAAAATGGTAACAAGAGTAAAGAAATTATCAACCATGAATTTTTGGGCTAAAGTTTtatattgtttcttttctttcttcaaatttttagaGCCCTGAAAAGTTATAAGGAAATAATTGGACAAAGAGCTAAATGTTTATTTTggagttaattttttgaaaaattaaagaaatataacaaCAATGTTAAAAGTTCTTTTGTAATGGATTCTTTTCTAACTACTTATGacaagtactttttttttttttttgtttctccataCTTTTCCAACAATGTGAATGTAAAAATGCAAAGTAATATAATTGATATTCAACTATTCATTTTGGATTTTGGAGATGTTTAAggaactaaaagaaaattactaaagattgtttaaaatagattattttctcatttattgttTCATATCCAAGTAGAGAATACTAACCTCCTTGGTAATCCATCTTTGTTGCAACTCCCAATAATGACAATTgtgtaaaaattttcataaatatcattttcctaATTTTAATGGGTATCCACATGCATGGATACCTTTGCCCTCTTATCTAACATGAGAAGTTATATGTTAATGGTCAATCAAATTGCCAAGTGTCATAGAATTCACCAATTGGAATCTCACTATATATAATGTCATAGGATAAGAGTAGAGATTTGTTTGAgatagagttttatttttattttagttttttttataaaataaggtgAATTAGTGTTGAGGGCTTCATTACGACAGTAAGTTATTATGAAACAGAATAGTTTAACTAAGATACATAATAGATATTAGAAGGGTAAGTTTTAATCTCCACTACAAGTTAGAATGGAGTTACCAGTAGAATTGGTACTCAACATGTAGACTATAAGAAAGAGACCCAAAAGATAGGGTTGAAGcctagaataaaattaaattaaaatcatatcatatgcatGTAATTTAGCATGATTTTGTTAATTCCAAGAGCACAAcaagataattattattattttttaaatattttacaggTGTATCAAAGCAAGCAATGGTAACaggtaatattttatttatgcatttttattatagaaataaGGATTCTTAACTTGGTTAttctatctatttatttaaataaaaaaagtttaagttttcttctttttatgtttGTAGGCACAATCTTTGGTTTCTTTCTACTTGTGTTAGTAATTGCTATGTTTTATCGTCTCTATAGCTCAGATAAATTAGAAAGAGAGAATGGAATAAAGGTTAAAAGGTTTCTGGAAGACTATGAAGCTCTCAAGCCCTCAAGATACTCCTATGTTGATATTAAAAGGATTACAAATCAATTCAAAGATAAATTAGGCCAAGGAGGTTATGGAACAGTGTACAAGGGAAAGCTTTCACATGAAGTTTTTGTTGCAGTAAAAATCCTTAATAATTCTCAAGGAAATGGAGAAGAGTTCATTAATGAAGTGGCAACGATGGGTACAATCCACCATGTTAATATAGTTCGCTTAGTCGGATTTTGTGCTGATGGATTTAAACGAGCTCTAATTTATGAGTACTTACCAAATGAGTCATTAGAGAAGTTCATATTTTCAAGAGATGTTAAGAACTATTCACTCAGTTGgaagaaacttcaagaaattgcTATAGGTATAGCGAAAGGAATTGAGTATCTTCATCAAGGTTGTGATCAAAGAATCatccattttgatatcaaatctCATAATATTTTACTTGATCACAACTTTAATCCAAAGATTTCTGACTTTGGTTTAGCCAAATTGTGCTCCAAGGAACAAAGTGCGGTCTCTATGACCGTTGCAAGGGGAACAATAGGCTACATTGCTCCAGAAGTGTTGTCTAGGAATTTTGGGAATGTGTCTTATAAGTcagatgtttatagttttggaatgttgttaCTTGAAATGGTTGGAGGGAGGAAGAACATTGATGTTAGTGTGGAGAGTACTAGCCAAGTATACTTCCCAGAATGGATTTATAATCATTTGGATATAGGGGAAGAATTGTATATTCGGATTGAAGAAAAAGGAGATGTTGAGATTGCAAAGAAATTAGCAATTGTGGGACTCTCATGTATTCAATGGTTTCCAATGGATCGTCCTTCCATGAAAATTGTGGTTCAAATGTTGGAAGGAAGAGGCAAGTTAACCATGCCTCCTAATCCTTTTGCTTCAACAACTCCAACAAAGACAAACTTGGGCAAACCAGGAAGTGTTTTTCAACAAGAGTTAGCAATCATTTCAGAAATAGAGTAAAATAATTGCATCAAATTATTATGAATgtgtaattttataaaaattcatattgtagttgttcatcatcgtagcatttctatttatatttctGTTAATTGAACAAATGATTGTACACAATGATTATACCAGTGGCTCAATTGATGTTAGATTCTAGAAGTTCTTGTTCCCATGTAATGTATTTATCATGTATGATATTTTAATGAATATGTCCAAGAATATTCTCACAATCCAAATTATAGTTTAGCTACACACAACTCTAGAGATCACCTTTCAATCAAGAATAACTAATGTCCATCACATTCAAGATAGATAGTATTGCACGAAATAGCAATAGAATAGATCTAGGAAACTTGAAAATAAGTCTCATCCACTATGTCTATATGGagtttcttttgcttttttttttttttttcctttttgccttTATCACTTTTTTATTGGATTGAGAAGTAAGACGAATAAGTTATGTAATGACTAAATAAAGTTGCTCCTTGAGCTAGATTATATTACCCAATAACTTGATAAAGTATATAATCTTTTGCTTTGCACTAAGAAGCAagagttttcaaacaaaaatttggcCTTTAATTTATGActgcaatttaaaaaaattaagcttaatTCTCTACCATCATTTCCGTACAAAGCAAGTGGCTTTACCTTTAGAAAGGTCTCATATGGATGCATTATCAAAGACAAAGTtcattaatattgaaatttggGGATGATTGATCATCTCCTTACCTCTATCACAGTTCTAATGCTAATGGAATATCCTCAAAAGGCAAAGGATCAACCTCTTTTTAATgctaagaaaatttatttagtgGCTATTTAAAATGAGATATTTAACCAATACAAATTACCAATGGATCATATGTACGGTAGACCATGAAATTAACCaatgagaaaaaaggaaaaaaaaaaaggactcaATAGattatgtaataataataataataataatggactCAAACTCTCTCAATATATGGTATATATTGTTTAACCTAAACAATAAAAAGTCCAGTGGCTTAGGACGTTGATGCAAACAAGCTTGTCTTAGCCGAGGGGTTTGAGGGTTCCTCCATGTGTTTAAGATCAACTGCATTTAGGGCAAAACATCAAATCAATGGAACAATCTACTCTATCTGATTGGGCCAAGCCCAATGGAAGGTCCATAGGCGGAGCTTGGATCATGTGCTACTCAGGCTGGGTTGGGCTTGATACGGGGTTTGATTCCAACTTTCTATTAGTATACAGGACATAATTTGACCATGAAAGCCcaataagatatttattttccttgttttgtgcttttatattttttataaatgtttatagTAATTAATTATACTATAATCATATCAACCATTataactatttttgtttttaaattttttgtcccACTATTTcagtatttctaattttatttgataaattaattcttCTTTATCATCTATAAAATCTTTACttaaacttatttcattataagtttatttatctatttttcttcttgtttatttttaaaactttcatgtccttatttatatttttcataaatataattgtaatttaaacaaaaaaaaaaaaaaaacttagagatataccaaacaaaacatacACTTCTTCAATGGAAAAGTgacacaaaattaaaatataaattctaaagaattagactaaattaaaataaatttagaaaaatttaattGATACCAATGACTAATAGTTAAACCACttagataattttttgataaattttatttttataatataaaaattatttatataataatgaaaaaaactttGGAACGTTTTCTTAgttcttttagaaaattttttattgaaaattattaaggtaataatgaaaactataaattatcattctttctttttcttctttacccTACTGCAAGTTGCTACCTCCATATCCAGTTAGTCAATTCTTTTGAAGGTTTTTCTTTGCATTTGATAGACTTTAAATTCTTTTGCAACGAGCAATGTGGAATGGGCAAGATGTAGGAAGAGGTCATGACCTTCTCAACTAAGCTTCATCTTTATGGAAGAGTA contains these protein-coding regions:
- the LOC100243119 gene encoding rust resistance kinase Lr10-like, with amino-acid sequence MDRSLSLFLFSFLTLFVEMRGGRGECPTSNRCGDQGPLIQFPFRLKSQPHHCGYPGFVLSCTENNQIMLELPDSVKLLVKNIIYKSREIIVQNPDNCLERQLRNLSLASSPFQFKFEGDVTFFNCSLLKTAESFAAHFIPCLSIPGNPVYAVDSFYPLQNMDLSSCRRLYNASVGYHVFTDYTFNGSAFSLKWPKSICGSCLRGGHICRLKKSNSREPETECIKGVSKQAMVTGTIFGFFLLVLVIAMFYRLYSSDKLERENGIKVKRFLEDYEALKPSRYSYVDIKRITNQFKDKLGQGGYGTVYKGKLSHEVFVAVKILNNSQGNGEEFINEVATMGTIHHVNIVRLVGFCADGFKRALIYEYLPNESLEKFIFSRDVKNYSLSWKKLQEIAIGIAKGIEYLHQGCDQRIIHFDIKSHNILLDHNFNPKISDFGLAKLCSKEQSAVSMTVARGTIGYIAPEVLSRNFGNVSYKSDVYSFGMLLLEMVGGRKNIDVSVESTSQVYFPEWIYNHLDIGEELYIRIEEKGDVEIAKKLAIVGLSCIQWFPMDRPSMKIVVQMLEGRGKLTMPPNPFASTTPTKTNLGKPGSVFQQELAIISEIE